In Anopheles funestus unplaced genomic scaffold, idAnoFuneDA-416_04 scaffold_55_ctg1, whole genome shotgun sequence, a single genomic region encodes these proteins:
- the LOC125774301 gene encoding uncharacterized protein LOC125774301: MERATLDNSCEEVAELQEQQATTSGAFPERRMGVVEEPPKDGEVSPVLPRRLPSYLEVRRKRIELQKKELKLENSRKEYELERARKELEIELREIELEEDISDASSQVSAYVAKSEAWLRDTSRFGTTPPARYYGDNHRNGGAGHPPSTPTATAGAWASRIAPAPLRYDGRMAEDAKGHQPLTPATTRCPPEYDRTWAADQAAAQEREYAEWRRAVEDSIRVHRENKLGQLYKLEEKTAANSTMESKPVLKGRVMPLTPSQEAARKAIPKELPVFSGDVEQWPLFIATYERSTILCGFSDDENLIRLQRALRGPALESVDHLMLLPDGLAGVIEILRTEYGRPDLIVDSLVEKIRRLPTVRNDRLETLATFGKMVRKMCATIEASGLHDYDCNVTLLRELVAKLPAERSLEWARYKIKLSRETIKEFDKWFYEIAVAASAASKTIERATRPDVSRSLPFVNGVRKAPAHVNVHSTAKRTPCALCHDFCRTLADCARFMELSVPERRSHIQGRRLCDTCLGAHRGTCFVRTRCGTDGCRETHHRLLHNTEQKPHRNTHSLNSHIGNDNNTLFRYVPVVLHGEKTDIKTFAFIDEGSSATFIDCRLIEELGIESKSNPLCLKWTDDTVRNESDSREVQLRISGAHQGAVVFNIRKAHTLQDLTLPAQTLPIAKLVGLYPYLKGLPIASYTNVVPRVLIGINNIHLGKPLRCVEGNFNEPIAAKTRLGWTVFGPCRIPTSSSATTYHNFHLCVCNDKSDQNLNMALTEYFSLESIGVSAPRKLMPKEEERANTMLKTGTRLLGDRYETCLLWKYDDVRLPCNREMALKRHMCLKRKCDKDPGLAKAISEKMREYANKGYIRRVPEEEIVERKERDWYLPIFPVYNPNKPGKLRMVFDAAAQVHGVSLNTFLLAGPDQLVGLVQVLYKFRENRIAVTGDIREMFFQVRMNPADQRSQLVFWDDGSKRNGEPSVYAVSVMTFGAACSPAGAHFVKNLNAERFADRFPRAAECIKFEHYVDDMLASVETVEEAVTLAEDVRYVHSQGGFEIRNWLSNAKEVVHKLRWGANNKMCVDMSAGQGTEKVLGMWWNTESDVFTFRINPRIDEKLLTGGRLPTRREVLSILMMIYDPLGLIGHFLMFLKILLQDLWRSGIHWDKTVEGEAAKKWLRWTGLLPELEKLAIRRCYRNITSSDVPCVQLHVFTDASQNGMAAVAYLRFEENNTVECALIGSKTRVAPLKLLSIPRLELQAAVIGARFADHIAKTHRLRISKRVFWTDSRNVVSWIRSDHRRYTPFVAFRVSELLELTSVNDWRWLSTKVNVADDGTKWQGDPGLTSSSRWFRGPEFLWEAEEKWPINKDNPGESTEEIRKSVLHLSVIRNAVVNFSRFSRWKKLLRTVGYIHRYAGNLRRRARRADKVVGPLTQEELLAAERSLYTWVQLDGFAGDIKRLKSDVKKKHPWKKVVKRDSVLFKLSPEIDGEGVLRMQGRLDNRSTLGASLGKPVILPRRHPVTDLIIKDFHERYCHQSHGTVVSQLRSRYYIPKILVEFNRVRRGCQSCKIRNAVPNPPLMGNIPRQRIAVNQRAFTYTGLDYFGPILVVVGRHSEKRWGALFTCLTTRAIHLELAYALTTASCILAIRRFIARRGPPREIISDRGTNFVGAARELNIALKDVDEDALKTRFSGPVLKWRFNPPAAPHFGGTWERLVQSVKKILCSFNLPRLPTDEILMSTLTEVEMMINSRPLTYVPLDEEWDCPITPNHLLLGSSDGSKQAVCLDDSPTAIRTSWGALQVNADIFWKRWIADYLPTLTRRTKWFHPVPPIKEGDVVVVVDGNLPRNTWPMGRVLEVTRAKDGQVRRAKVRTASGILERPATKLAVLDIVGSS; this comes from the coding sequence ATGGAAAGAGCAACATTGGACAATAGTTGCGAGGAAGTTGCAGAGCTGCAGGAGCAGCAAGCGACAACGTCGGGCGCATTCCCTGAAAGGCGCATGGGCGTCGTGGAAGAACCACCAAAGGACGGGGAAGTGTCACCGGTATTGCCTCGGAGGTTGCCTTCCTATCTGGAGGTAAGAAGGAAGCGTATCGAGCTTCAAAAGAAGGAGCTCAAGCTGGAAAACTCTCGGAAGGAGTATGAGCTTGAAAGGGCTCGGAAGGAGCTGGAGATCGAGCTGCGTGAGATCGAGCTCGAAGAAGATATTTCCGACGCAAGCAGCCAGGTGAGTGCTTACGTAGCAAAATCCGAAGCTTGGTTGCGAGATACGAGTCGCTTCGGAACGACGCCACCGGCTCGTTACTATGGCGACAATCATCGAAATGGCGGTGCGGGTCACCCACCTTCGACCCCAACCGCGACCGCGGGTGCGTGGGCATCACGCATTGCCCCAGCGCCGCTGCGGTACGATGGCAGGATGGCGGAAGACGCTAAAGGTCATCAACCCTTGACCCCTGCAACAACCCGATGTCCACCGGAGTACGATCGTACGTGGGCTGCGGACCAAGCAGCCGCACAAGAACGTGAGTATGCTGAGTGGAGGCGTGCGGTGGAGGATTCCATAAGGGTCCACCGTGAAAACAAGCTTGGGCAGCTTTACAAGCTTGAAGAGAAGACGGCTGCCAATTCGACAATGGAGTCGAAACCAGTGTTGAAGGGCCGCGTGATGCCGTTGACACCAAGTCAAGAAGCAGCGCGCAAGGCTATCCCGAAGGAGCTTCCGGTGTTTTCGGGAGATGTTGAGCAGTGGCCGTTGTTTATCGCGACGTACGAGCGATCTACGATACTGTGTGGGTTTAGCGACGATGAAAACCTCATACGGCTTCAACGTGCGCTTCGGGGACCAGCGTTAGAATCGGTGGACCATCTTATGCTGTTACCGGATGGTTTGGCCGGTGTGATCGAGATTCTGCGAACAGAATATGGTCGGCCGGATCTCATAGTGGATAGTTTAGTGGAGAAAATTAGGAGGCTACCAACGGTTCGTAACGATCGTTTGGAGACGCTTGCCACGTTTGGCAAAATGGTGCGAAAAATGTGTGCAACGATAGAGGCTTCCGGGTTGCATGATTACGACTGCAATGTGACGCTACTAAGGGAGTTGGTAGCGAAGCTTCCCGCTGAACGGAGCTTGGAATGGGCTcgttataaaatcaaattgtcGCGGGAAACAATTAAGGAATTCGACAAATGGTTTTATGAGATTGCGGTGGCTGCGAGTGCCGCCTCGAAAACCATTGAGCGAGCGACACGACCCGACGTGTCCCGATCACTACCGTTTGTGAATGGAGTAAGGAAGGCTCCCGCGCACGTAAACGTTCACAGCACTGCGAAAAGAACGCCCTGTGCCTTGTGCCACGACTTCTGCCGCACGTTGGCTGATTGCGCACGTTTTATGGAACTGTCGGTGCCGGAGAGGCGATCGCACATTCAGGGGCGTAGACTATGCGATACGTGTTTAGGAGCACATAGGGGCACTTGTTTCGTCAGAACGCGCTGTGGGACTGACGGTTGCCGGGAGACGCATCACAGATTGTTGCACAACAcggaacaaaaaccacacaggAACACGCACTCACTGAACTCTCACATTGGTAACGATAATAACACACTTTTTCGATACGTTCCAGTTGTACTGCACGGCGAGAAAACCGACATAAAGACGTTCGCGTTTATAGATGAGGGATCCTCGGCCACCTTCATTGATTGTAGACTGATCGAAGAATTGGGCATTGAAAGCAAGTCAAACCCCTTATGTTTGAAGTGGACGGACGATACCGTGCGGAACGAATCCGATTCAAGAGAGGTCCAGCTGCGGATATCAGGCGCGCATCAGGGAGCAGTGGTGTTTAACATACGAAAGGCGCACACCTTGCAGGACCTGACGTTACCGGCGCAGACGCTACCGATCGCGAAGTTGGTGGGGCTTTATCCGTACCTAAAAGGACTCCCCATTGCATCCTATACTAATGTGGTACCGCGTGTTCTGATCGGCATCAACAATATTCACCTGGGTAAGCCGTTACGATGTGTGGAAGGTAATTTCAACGAACCAATCGCCGCCAAGACCAGACTGGGATGGACAGTGTTTGGTCCATGCCGCATACCGACATCCTCGAGCGCCACGACATACCATAACTTTCACCTATGTGTCTGTAATGATAAAAGTGATCAGAACCTAAACATGGCGCTTACGGAATACTTCTCTCTGGAGTCCATCGGGGTCAGCGCTCCGCGTAAACTTATGCCGAAAGAGGAAGAACGAGCGAACACAATGTTGAAAACCGGAACGCGCCTACTGGGAGATCGGTACGAGACCTGTTTGCTGTGGAAGTATGACGACGTGCGTCTTCCATGCAACCGCGAGATGGCACTCAAACGTCACATGTGCCTGAAAAGGAAATGCGATAAGGACCCGGGATTAGCTAAGGCAATTAGCGAAAAGATGCGTGAGTACGCAAACAAGGGGTACATTCGACGTGTACCGGAAGAGGAGATCgtagaaaggaaggaaagggacTGGTATTTACCAATTTTCCCAGTTTACAACCCGAACAAGCCCGGAAAGCTGCGTATGGTGTTTGACGCTGCTGCACAGGTACACGGGGTGAGCCTGAATACGTTCCTACTAGCCGGTCCGGACCAACTAGTGGGGCTGGTACAGGTGTTATATAAGTTCCGGGAGAATCGAATCGCCGTAACGGGAGATATCCGCGAAATGTTCTTCCAGGTAAGAATGAACCCCGCGGACCAACGAAGTCAACTGGTGTTCTGGGATGATGGCAGCAAGCGGAATGGTGAACCTAGCGTGTACGCCGTTTCTGTGATGACCTTTGGTGCAGCTTGCTCGCCTGCTGGGGCACACTTCGTTAAGAACCTAAATGCGGAGAGGTTCGCTGACCGTTTTCCACGAGCAGCGGAATGCATTAAATTCGAGCATTATGTGGACGATATGCTGGCCAGCGTCGAAACCGTGGAGGAGGCAGTTACCCTGGCGGAAGACGTACGATACGTCCATTCGCAGGGCGGGTTCGAGATCCGGAACTGGCTCTCTAATGCCAAGGAGGTCGTGCATAAGCTCCGGTGGGGAGCTAACAACAAAATGTGTGTGGACATGAGTGCAGGACAAGGTACCGAGAAGGTTCTGGGTATGTGGTGGAATACCGAGAGTGATGTGTTTACCTTCCGTATAAATCCGCGCATCGATGAGAAGCTGCTAACGGGTGGTAGACTCCCGACAAGACGCGAAGTGTTGAGCATCCTGATGATGATTTACGACCCTCTAGGACTTATTGGCCATTTCTTAATGTTCCTTAAGATACTCTTGCAGGACCTGTGGAGATCCGGAATCCATTGGGACAAAACCGTTGAAGGAGAAGCTGCAAAGAAATGGTTAAGGTGGACTGGGTTACTACCGGAACTAGAGAAGCTGGCGATAAGGAGATGCTATCGGAACATAACATCATCAGATGTTCCATGCGTGCAATTGCATGTATTTACCGATGCGAGTCAAAACGGGATGGCCGCAGTTGCTTACCTCCGTTTCGAGGAAAACAACACAGTGGAGTGCGCGCTGATCGGTTCAAAAACACGTGTGGCCCCACTGAAGCTTCTGTCGATACCGCGTCTGGAGCTTCAAGCAGCCGTGATTGGAGCGCGTTTTGCGGACCACATCGCGAAAACACATCGATTGAGGATCAGCAAGAGGGTTTTCTGGACGGACTCTCGAAACGTCGTGAGCTGGATAAGGTCGGACCACAGGCGTTACACTCCCTTTGTCGCCTTCCGGGTGAGCGAACTTTTGGAACTAACCAGTGTTAACGATTGGCGATGGCTCTCTACTAAGGTTAACGTAGCGGACGACGGAACGAAGTGGCAAGGAGACCCTGGTCTGACATCATCCAGCAGATGGTTCCGTGGTCCAGAGTTCCTGTGGGAAGCAGAAGAGAAATGGCCTATAAACAAAGATAACCCAGGCGAGTCAACGGAGGAAATACGCAAGAGCGTATTGCACCTTTCCGTAATCCGTAATGCGGTGGTCAACTTCTCTCGGTTTTCACGATGGAAGAAGTTGTTGAGGACGGTGGGCTACATTCACCGATACGCTGGCAACCTTCGTCGACGAGCTAGGCGAGCTGATAAGGTTGTAGGACCACTGACGCAGGAGGAACTACTGGCGGCTGAGCGGTCACTATACACCTGGGTGCAGTTGGATGGGTTCGCTGGCGATATCAAACGGCTGAAAAGTGACGTGAAGAAGAAGCATCCCTGGAAGAAGGTGGTAAAACGAGACAGCGTACTGTTCAAGTTATCACCAGAAATAGACGGAGAAGGTGTATTAAGGATGCAGGGACGATTAGACAATCGTTCAACGCTAGGTGCTTCGCTGGGGAAGCCCGTTATCTTACCTAGACGACACCCGGTCACGGATCTGATTATTAAGGACTTCCATGAGCGATATTGTCATCAGAGCCATGGAACGGTGGTGAGCCAACTCCGATCGCGGTACTATATACCGAAGATTTTGGTGGAGTTCAATCGGGTTAGGCGCGGCTGCCAGAGCTGCAAGATTAGGAACGCTGTACCTAATCCACCCCTGATGGGGAACATTCCCCGGCAGAGAATTGCGGTGAACCAGCGAGCGTTCACATACACCGGGCTGGATTATTTCGGACCAATACTCGTGGTCGTGGGACGACATTCCGAGAAGCGCTGGGGAGCGCTATTCACTTGCCTCACGACAAGAGCCATTCACCTCGAATTGGCATACGCACTAACGACTGCTTCATGTATTTTAGCGATCCGTCGATTTATCGCCAGAAGAGGCCCTCCTAGGGAAATAATCAGCGATCGGGGCACTAATTTCGTGGGTGCGGCGAGAGAACTCAACATCGCCCTGAAGGATGTGGACGAAGACGCTCTTAAAACGAGATTCAGCGGGCCAGTGCTGAAGTGGAGATTCAACCCGCCGGCAGCACCTCATTTCGGCGGCACTTGGGAGCGTCTTGTGCAATCGGTAAAGAAGATACTGTGCAGTTTCAATTTACCGCGTCTACCAACAGATGAGATATTGATGTCAACGTTAACGGAGGTGGAAATGATGATCAACTCAAGGCCACTTACCTACGTGCCGCTCGACGAGGAATGGGACTGTCCAATAACGCCGAACCACCTGCTACTAGGAAGCTCTGACGGGAGCAAACAAGCCGTTTGTTTGGACGACTCACCGACAGCGATACGGACGTCGTGGGGTGCCCTGCAAGTGAACGCGGATATATTCTGGAAGCGGTGGATTGCAGACTACCTACCAACGCTCACCCGCAGGACGAAATGGTTCCACCCGGTGCCACCGATTAAAGAGGGAGACGTGGTGGTGGTCGTGGATGGGAACCTGCCTCGGAACACTTGGCCGATGGGACGTGTGCTAGAAGTGACCCGTGCGAAGGATGGCCAGGTTAGGCGAGCGAAAGTGCGAACGGCAAGCGGGATTTTAGAAAGACCGGCAACGAAATTAGCGGTGCTAGATATTGTAGGGAGCAGTTAA